In Toxoplasma gondii ME49 chromosome X, whole genome shotgun sequence, a single genomic region encodes these proteins:
- a CDS encoding ABC transporter, ATP-binding domain-containing protein (encoded by transcript TGME49_226790) — protein sequence MLLKKSDGAGFRVLKFLLHQMVQHGVVCVALRFAFLWSCRPDVVSFLLLLPSVTGRLLGLSSPLKFLTDPPFFSPVFLGDARPFSPLLGRRGILLCRRRSSFVPLKQPLAGMTRNALLLLVILSVLHSVASTPSSIPHRRRELSPSFRVSSLAPTPRSCLGSTSRSPSRGASRASGRGLRGLLSPCAVSRPVSPSPSTSWPASASSLFPRSAASLCSLASSISSGGVCGFCSPPFLNSSRVPSPFLRQPSYSPTVGRSASVASSGSSPLHLSFFSSSPSVSASPFLLPALCAVSSLSSRLPFSPSRRSASRSSAVFSSPRASSLSPSAESLSRRLGLSRRVSADLWLRVSDFSLSISGNALVSDANLLLRGGERVALVGPNGAGKTSFLRAIKAAAERQRRGTLPLPPRCLLQSLRAVERSGDCKEGRERGTRREDSFERAFPAPRFRRQDEGEAGEGERGEREKQEVSCDVQIAGAIAFSRPDLRVGLLKQEGLEALTDAERERTVEEEVEREARRRRSEIEAAIEAVSNRIDRLSRGANVEDSRPRDAGQDAEEQGESGEVLTRPLSHGPRKPRPVREATELGRLSADASEAPAGPEAGDATGEDSQLASLLDLLASLQEEELSLHASRHDLFLLQVLQETGFATDCERRQTLGSLSGGGRMRVQLAKVLAGQPDILLLDEPSNHCDWAATDYIARLLSRLPHPQLLVSHDPRLLLSSPPSRGAEGPRALCTHVVELVSGHLSDKVQGDFSDFERKRNARTRQWMDRKEKVQAELEFRRRRVHKWRLMEQKEGPKLARKRGGEGLKLRTREEAEKIQELEKQLKEEESHEPPWETWRKQRGHGLRIQFADVDEEGEVLLRLSHASVGYWPDDQGDQETENEKGEEGEEARGEAEEGQTEARGNPVGDDGTASSCTRETNGPQGPGGAEDPRVGSRGPDETHKETPGYAEGDSSGTGVEARRDDAQQASLQEGLCHSVEERRRRRSSQKPHTILRGVDLTLRSGSRVAIVGPNGSGKSTLLKLLAGRFHAATENAANGDTTGAAAASALDGSSRGVGARSPASGSEACRGARDMSVGQPKETVVLLSGERQVRKQVEDTICLFEQHRADILPLHMTLLEALRFLRQRYAPASHGGEDAIPRRRRKGLSSEEEENAFRAILGRLGFKGQDVHKRVSVLSGGEKARVTLAGLMLSDAPCRILLLDEPTNHLDAFSSASLQRLLQSFSGALVVATHDAAFAAKVANEVFLVDRNPQGAASDAHGAPQGSLRPLASALGPWEETLDADDDEDEDDGEMGDSAAAASDDDARGVEEREGETEESKDTAEGEGGREAKGEQGREDEEGEPATEEMEETCGEERRQGGANSESQGHRKAASIQRSMDSWTDGWIREMRQQGWSPMASLLSQQVIHPRAGDGKRKVSEKKRKTFGGKGVSGRVKGVKNLKRWTE from the coding sequence ttcttcatcagATGGTCCAACATGGCGTCGTCTGCGTTGCCCTGcgcttcgctttcctttGGTCTTGCCGCCCAGATGTggtgtctttccttcttcttcttccctccgtAACGGGTCGTCTTCTGGGTCTCTCCTCCCCGCTTAAATTTCTCACAGatccgcctttcttctcccctgtctttctgggagacgcgagaccgttttcgcctcttcttggGAGGCGTGGTATCCTCTTGTGCCGGCGTCGTTCGTCCTTCGTTCCTCTCAAGCAGCCTCTTGCCGGCATGACGCGAAAcgcgcttctcctgctcGTGATTCTCTCGGTACTCCACTCGGTCGCGTCAACTCCGTCCTCGATTCCCCACAGACGCCGcgagctgtctccgtctttccgCGTCTCGAGCCTGGCGCCGACTCCACGCAGCTGCCTCGGATCAACCAGTCGGTCGCCCTCGAGGGGCGCTTCGCGCGCCTCAGGTCGGGGACTCCGgggccttctgtctccgtgtgCTGTGTCTCGTcccgtctcgccttcgccttccactTCATGGCCTGCTTCCGCTTCATCTCTCTTTCCGCGATCGGCTGCGTCGCTCTGCTCGTTGGCTTCTTCAATTTCGTCtggcggcgtctgcggtTTCTGTTCGCCTCCTTTCCTGAATTCGtctcgcgttccttctccgtttctgagACAGCCTTCTTATTCTCCCACCGTCGGTCGCTCTGCGTCGGTGGCTTCTTCCGGGTCGTCGCCACTGcatctgtcttttttctcttcctcgccttcagtGTCGGCTTCgccgttccttcttcctgccCTCTgtgccgtttcttctctctcgtcgcgcctccctttctctccctcccgtCGGTCGGCCTCCCGCTCGTCTGCTGTCTTTTCATCTCCCCGCGCGAGTTCTCTGTCGCCCTCTGCGGAGAGTCTGTCGCGTCGTCTGGGTCTCTCTCGGCGGGTGAGTGCCGACTTGTGGCTCCGCGTCTCTGATTTCTCGCTGTCGATTTCTGGAAACGCTCTGGTCTCCGACGCCAACTTGCTTCTGAGAGGAGGCGAGCGCGTTGCCCTCGTAGGCCCCAACGGAGCCGGCAAGACGAGTTTCCTCCGGGCCATCAAGGCCGCGGCAGAGCGCCAGCGCAGAGGCACCCTGCCGCTACCACCCCGCTGCCTCCTGCAGAGTCTCCGAGCCGTCGAGCGCTCCGGGGACTGCAAGGAAGGGAGGGAACGCGGCACGCGTCGCGAGGATTCTTTTGAAAGGGCCTTTCCTGCGCCGCGTTTTCGGCGgcaagacgaaggcgaagccggggaaggagagcgcggcgaacgcgagaaacaggaagTGAGTTGCGACGTCCAAATAGCAGGCGCGATTGCCTTTTCACGGCCCGATTTGCGGGTGGGGTTGCTGAAACAAGAAGGCCTCGAAGCTCTGACtgacgcggagagagaacgcaccgtggaggaagaagtcgagcgCGAGGCGCGGCGGCGCCGGAGCGAGATTGAGGCCGCCATTGAGGCTGTCAGTAACAGGATCGACCGGCTTTCGCGAGGTGCGAACGTCGAGGATAGCAGGCCTCGCGATGCAGGTCAAGACGCCGAAGAGCAGGGCGAGTCTGGCGAGGTCCTCACGCGTCCTCTGAGCCACGGaccgaggaagccgagaccTGTACGCGAGGCAACCGAGCTTGGACGGCTGTCTGCCGACGCAAGCGAGGCCCCCGCCGGGCCGGAGGCGGGAGACGCCACCGGCGAAGACTCGCagctcgcctctctcctggaCCTTCTGGCCTctctgcaggaagaagaactttCTTTACATGCGTCGAGGCATGACTTGTTTCTCCTGCAAGTGTTGCAGGAGACAGGATTCGCGACGGACTGCGAGCGGCGCCAGACCCTGGGGTCGCTGAGTGGGGGCGGTCGGATGCGCGTGCAGCTGGCAAAGGTCTTGGCGGGGCAGCCTGACATTCTTCTTTTGGACGAACCAAGCAACCACTGCGATTGGGCGGCGACGGACTACATTGCGCGgctgctctctcgtctcccgcaTCCACAGCTTCTCGTTTCCCACGatccccgtcttcttctctcttcgccgccgAGTCGAGGCGCCGAGGGCCCTCGCGCCCTCTGCACCCATGTCGTCGAGCTCGTCAGTGGTCACTTGAGCGACAAGGTGCAGGGGGATTTCTCGGACTTCGAGCGGAAGCGCAACGCCCGGACGCGCCAGTGGATGGATCGCAAAGAAAAGGTGCAGGCGGAGCTCGAGTTCCGCAGGCGCCGCGTACACAAGTGGCGTCTGAtggagcagaaggaaggacCCAAACtcgcgaggaaacgcggtgGCGAGGGCCTCAAACTTCgcacgagagaggaagcggagaagattcaggaactggagaaacagctgaaagaagaagaaagccacGAACCCCCCTGGGAAACgtggagaaaacaaagaggtCATGGACTCAGAATCCAGTTCGCAGACGTAGACGAAGAGGGCGAAGTCCTCCTGCGACTCTCCCATGCAAGTGTAGGCTACTGGCCCGACGACCAAGGAGACCAAGAaacggaaaacgaaaagggagaagaaggcgaagaagcgagaggagaagcagaagaaggccagACTGAGGCGCGGGGGAACCCCGTAGGCGACGACGGGACCGCGAGCAGTTGCACAAGAGAGACCAACGGACCCCAAGGCccaggaggcgcagaggaTCCCCGAGTGGGGTCGCGAGGCCCTGACGAGACCcacaaagagacaccgggatacgccgaaggagacagttctGGAACGGGTGTTGAAGcgcggagagacgacgcgcaACAGGCTTCTCTCCAGGAAGGCCTTTGCCACAGTGTGGAAGAACGGCGGAGACGTAGATCGTCTCAGAAGCCCCACACGATCCTCAGGGGCGTCGACCTCACGCTTCGCTCCGGCTCCCGAGTTGCCATCGTCGGACCGAACGGGTCTGGTAAATCGACGCTTCTCAAGCTTCTCGCGGGGCGATTCCAcgccgcgacagagaacgcggcgaacggagacaccacGGGGGCCGCCGCGGCCTCGGCGCTCGACGGGAGCAGCAGGGGCGTCGGTGCCCGGAGCCCGGCGTCTGGGAGTGAAGCCTGCCGCGGGGCGAGGGACATGTCTGTGGGGCAGccaaaggagacagtggtTCTCTTgtctggagagaggcaggtgCGGAAGCAAGTTGAAGACACGATTTGTCTTTTCGAGCAACACAGAGCCGATATCTTGCCTCTTCATATGACACTCTTGGAGGCTCTGCGGTTTCTTCGCCAGCGGTACGCGCCCGCGAGCCACGGCGGCGAGGACGCGATCccgaggcggaggcggaaAGGACTCtcgagtgaagaagaggaaaacgcctTTCGGGCAATTTTGGGACGTCTCGGCTTCAAGGGGCAAGACGTCCACAAGCGTGTGTCTGTTCTGAGTGGCGGCGAGAAGGCTCGCGTCACCCTCGCAGGCCTGATGCTCTCCGACGCGCCATGTCGCATTCTTCTCCTCGATGAACCTACGAATCATTTGgatgccttttcttctgcgtccctGCAACGCCTGCTTCAATCGTTTTCCGGAGCTCTCGTTGTGGCCACCCACGACGCCGCGTTCGCCGCCAAAGTCGCAAACGAAGTTTTCCTCGTCGACCGAAACCCACAGGGTGCCGCCTCAGACGCCCACGGGGCCCCCCAGGGGTCTCTGCGGCCCCTCGCGAGTGCGCTGGGCCCCTGGGAGGAAACACTCGACGCggacgacgacgaggacgaggacgacggCGAGATGGGGGACAGCGCCGCCGCAGCGTCTGACGACGACGCCCGCGGGgtcgaagagcgagaaggagagacggaggaatCCAAGGACactgcagaaggagaaggcggacgggaagcgaagggggaacaaggcagagaagacgaggagggagaacctgcgacagaagagatggaagagacctgtggagaagagaggcgacagggTGGGGCAAACAGCGAAAGCCAAGGCCacaggaaggcggcgagcATCCAGAGATCCATGGACTCCTGGACGGATGGATGGATCAGGGAAATGCGCCAACAAGGATGGAGCCCGAtggcctctctcctctcgcagcAGGTGATTCATCCGAGAGCGGGGGATGGCAAACGAAAGGTCtccgaaaagaaaaggaaaacgttTGGTGGCAAGGGCGTCTCTGGAAGAGTCAAAGGTGTAAAGAATTTGAAGAGGTGGACAGAGTAG
- a CDS encoding zinc finger, C3HC4 type (RING finger) domain-containing protein (encoded by transcript TGME49_226780) gives MSAERSEGGPSAHGKPLESQGTTGQLATNYKQSIHTEKLCTEGLPKLHPPSFSFPFLASASPAARPQSLQTSGLSGTGASLAPVGAQVATAERGVPGARPGDSTRPSRPDGLGVLLSMRMPGGGVSPRFAAPRLVVPNPIQVRPPVGRLSDLSTGQPGVLHHVVSPQGRASEGVVPGTAPVGFDASVLPSFTPATAELLSNSHGRLLASALLNQSRQDASLIPQARTPHPRGTDVSASGLPTGTGLAAPFLPQTLLGARAPGLSVASKPTELPSANDRPDRGSAPRQSEHLRMDTGVVAGTFIGVRGPAQTLPGANRPLQSLPSPVDQGKPGDAQPRGVQCGRGQPFVNPSPAKETQKETAGGLPPAGRGTSGAPQATTGITSFSSQPSPVGVRHPIPSLDCYGASSVPLASSSGLITAPAPSVSVYSSVSSASPSGDRPGPSGLCRSSSVPSSARPPSSSAGGAAGIVGTGPSQAPSVPPQPLSSAAGVRERLPVSKDSSSVSTASPSSSSSSASCLLSSLAASASKGAVSVPQLVSPPSASFSAAAAPGSRALAEPSLPRPGESARPSVSLVSPVSPMSARSRAWLAHDRANGTLWGRTREEYEAIARALRPGVSVYEATAEPRRIDESLLSKQTTLGESELRCDLSCPICMGIFQNVVVVKDCLHRFCADCIEKCVRTGLRECPQCRIHVASRRALRPDPIFERILNKLFPDVSAFEAKNAELITLSNLRMRTPAARFLPAASPAEGDAEARLEGEEDEGRGAGRGRDEVEDEEEDETDDRDRCEASRENSDESDTIFTSSRSRKRHRLNQDRQRSSRRPRPASSKTPLRSSLYSLLSSNALPTAKRTSGAGLSTLLRQPLPPFVGSDGCLLTAHGQRLPSRASSLASLSSLCGELLAASWRGWGDEAGLGSTSRSDIGGANLRALMRLQRQTLRRKRQELDAHLARIKTDGCLHFELLPDPSLPRLPFLPRRRLSTKKAGDITVLQLSRYVTTQLARSTLMTLPASSSPSSCRADVEKNSPASSFPSPISASDTHRFPANAGRSGGSLSSRTVGPSRESAASLAGLGRDRDQDFVGREERDEGQGANLGDALAGLVGSGEGPQIRFYSKEHRKPFGPNLTLAAVHQWSRALSMQVLVLYYTTRPYGDAGGGVLSGTRGFVVDLWGTAGKKETPVSNGAGEAGAGRESDGVHGKRPRASSGLGQGRGEDRDSEERRKGRPCGGRRESQEGKEGQKHNGRSLEESRMRRASALDLVEAGGGGGDRRETEAAKVVGSDLNEAPLGLRETEKITNERMLSEKAGDSIPPWNLEGMGNPHTAEPPVATYSETLSSAAPAVPKESPAFPASFSTSPASPSAPSTLPASSPRPVSGGETAAVSCPQDGLSSAVPGVPSQAHALAHRGPPAAEDISGAHHTQGIGVAAANTRAAMEASVNVPSR, from the coding sequence atgTCGGCGGAGCGTTCAGAGGGGGGCCCTAGCGCCCACGGGAAGCCTCTGGAGTCGCAAGGCACCACTGGGCAGCTGGCTACAAACTACAAACAGAGTATCCACACGGAGAAGTTATGCACAGAAGGACTCCCCAAGCTCCatcctccttccttctcttttcctttcctggCCTCGGCCTCTCCAGCTGCGCGACCCCAGAGCCTCCAGACCTCGGGACTCTCCGGGACCGGCGCGTCGCTTGCCCCCGTTGGAGCCCAAGTggcgacagcggagagaggagttCCTGGAGCGAGGCCAGGAGACTCCACGCGCCCTAGCAGACCCGACGGACTCGgcgttctcctctcgatGCGCATGCCAGGCGGAggggtgtctcctcggttcGCCGCACCCCGGCTCGTTGTGCCGAATCCGATCCAGGTTCGCCCTCCTGTCGGGAGGCTGTCGGATCTCTCGACCGGCCAGCCGGGAGTCTTACACCACGTCGTCTCGCCTCAAGGCAGAGCCTCCGAGGGGGTTGTGCCAGGGACTGCCCCAGTCGGCTTCGACGCCTCAGTGCTTCCGTCCTTCACTCCAGCGACTGCCGAGTTGCTCAGCAACTCTCACggccgtctcctcgcttcagCTCTCCTAAACCAATCTCGTCAAGACGCAAGCCTCATCCCCCAAGCACGAACGCCTCACCCCCGGGGAACAGATGTCTCCGCCTCCGGTCTGCCCACAGGGACTGGCCTCGCCGCTCCCTTTCTTCCGCAGACCCTCTTAGGTGCCCGCGCGCCGGGGCTCAGCGTCGCTTCGAAGCCGACTGAACTGCCGTCAGCGAACGACCGGCCAGACCGCGGCTCTGCTCCGAGGCAGAGTGAGCACCTCCGCATGGACACAGGCGTAGTGGCGGGGACGTTTATCGGAGTCCGCGGGCCTGCTCAGACGCTTCCGGGGGCCAACAGACCCCTCCAAAGTTTGCCGAGTCCAGTGGACCAGGGGAAGCCAGGCGACGCACAGCCGCGAGGCGTTCAATGTGGGAGAGGCCAACCGTTTGTCAATCCAAGTcccgcgaaggagacacaaaaggagacagctggaggTTTACCGCCTGCTGGGCGCGGGACGAGCGGGGCTCCTCAGGCTACCACGGGGATCACATCTTTCTCATCTCAGCCCTCTCCAGTGGGTGTACGGCACCCGATCCCTTCACTCGACTGTTACGGGGCCTCTTCTgtccctctcgcttcttcctctggtCTCATTACTGCCCCagctccttctgtctctgtctattcttctgtgtcttccgctTCACCGTCAGGAGACAGGCCGGGGCCTTCGGGCCTGTGTCGTAGTTCGTCTGTCCCTTCTTCCGCTCGCCCCCCTTCCTCGTCAGCTGGCGGGGCAGCGGGGATCGTGGGGACTGGGCCTTCTCAGGCTCCTTCGGTTCCTCCACAGCCTTTGTCTTCTGCAGCTGGAGTGCGTGAACGTCTTCCGGTCTCGAAAGACTCCTCGTCCGTCTCCACTGcatcgccttcctcttcttcatcttcggcttcctgtctcctttcttcactAGCTGCGTCTGCCTCAAAAGgtgctgtctctgtgccgCAGCTGGTGTCTCCGCCCTCtgcatctttctctgcagcggcTGCTCCCGGTTCGCGTGCTCTTGCGGAACCGAGTTTGCCGCGTCCGGGGGAAAGTGCGAGACCCTCGGTGTCTCTAgtgtctccggtgtctccaATGAGCGCTCGAAGCCGAGCCTGGCTGGCGCACGACCGAGCAAACGGGACGCTGTGGGGTCGGACTCGAGAGGAATACGAGGCGATTGCGCGGGCCCTGCGCCCCGGGGTTTCGGTCTACGAGGCGACCGCGGAGCCGCGGCGCATCGATGAGAGCCTGCTGAGCAAGCAGACGACTCTCGGCGAGAGCGAGCTTCGTTGTGACTTGAGTTGCCCGATCTGCATGGGCATCTTCCAGAATGTCGTGGTGGTGAAGGACTGTCTGCATCGCTTCTGCGCCGACTGCATCGAGAAGTGCGTACGGACCGGTCTCCGCGAGTGTCCACAGTGCCGGATCCACGTCGCCAGCCGGCGGGCCTTGCGCCCGGACCCTATATTCGAGAGAATTCTCAACAAGCTGTTTCCCGATGTCAGCGCCTTTGAGGCGAAGAACGCCGAGCTGATCACTCTCTCGAATCTGCGCATGCGCACCCCGGCGGCGCGCTTCCTCCCCGCTGCCTCACCCGCCGAGGGGGACGCGGAGGCCCGACTGGAGGGTGAGGAGGACGAGGGCCGTGGCGCcgggcgagggagagacgaggtggaagacgaagaagaagacgagacagatgATCGCGACAGGTGCGAAGccagcagagaaaacagcgaCGAGAGCGACACCATCTTCACGTCCAGTCGCAGccgaaagagacaccggctCAACCAGGACAGACAGCGCTCGAGCAGGAGACCGAGACCTGCGAGCTCGAAGACGCCGCTGCGGTCGTCACTCtactctctgctctcttcgaACGCTCTCCCGACGGCGAAACGAACCTCCGGCGCTGGCCTTtcgactcttcttcgtcagccGCTCCCGCCGTTTGTGGGGTCCGATGGGTGTCTCCTGACTGCGCACGGCCAGCGCCTGCCGTCTCGGGCCTCGTCCCtcgcttcgctttcctctctgtgtggtGAGTTGCTCGCCGCGTCGTGGCGCGGCTGGGGCGACGAGGCGGGTCTGGGCTCCACCAGTCGGTCGGATATAGGCGGGGCGAATCTGCGAGCTCTCATGAGGCTCCAGAGACAGACCCTGCgccggaagagacaggagctgGACGCCCATCTCGCTCGCATCAAGACAGACGGCTGTCTCCACTTCGAACTCCTACCAGATCCATCTCTGCCGCGACTCCCGTTTCTCCCCCGGCGTCGCCTTTCTACTAAGAAAGCGGGAGATATCACTGTCCTCCAACTCTCCAGATACGTTACCACGCAGCTCGCAAGGTCGACGCTCATGACTTTGCCGGCGAGCAGTTCGCCTTCCAGTTGCCGCGCAGATGTCGAAAAGAACTCGCCTGCGAGTTCTTTTCCAAGTCCCATTTCTGCTTCGGACACACATCGGTTTCCGGCGAACGCTGGCCGTAGCGGTGGCAGCCTCTCTTCCAGAACTGTAGGTCCGTCTCGGGAGTCTGCGGCATCTTTGGCTGGGCTCGGTCGGGACAGAGACCAGGACTTTGTGggccgagaagagagagacgagggccAAGGCGCGAACCTGGGGGACGCACTCGCGGGCCTTGTAGGGTCAGGCGAAGGACCGCAAATTCGATTTTACTCGAAGGAACACAGGAAGCCTTTTGGGCCGAACCTCACTTTGGCTGCCGTCCACCAGTGGTCCAGAGCCCTCAGCATGCAAGTCCTCGTTTTGTACTACACGACCCGGCCGTACGGCGATGCAGGCGGTGGCGTTCTCAGTGGGACGCGCGGCTTCGTCGTGGACCTATGGGGCACCGccggaaagaaggagacgcctgtctccaATGGCGCCGGAGAGGCCGGTGCGGGCCGAGAATCGGACGGCGTCCACGGCAAGAGACCCAGGGCGAGCTCTGGACTTGGAcaagggagaggcgaagacagagacagcgaagagagaagaaaaggccgACCGTGTGGGGGGAGACGTGAGAGTCAGGAGGGAAAAGAAGGCCAGAAGCACAATGGACGGAGCCTTGAAGAGTCGCGCATGCGACGAGCAAGTGCACTGGACCTCGTGGAGgcaggaggaggcggcggggacaggcgagagacggaagcgGCAAAGGTTGTCGGGTCCGATCTAAACGAGGCACCCCTCGGTctgagagaaactgaaaAGATCACGAACGAACGGATGCTCTCTGAGAAGGCTGGAGACAGCATCCCTCCTTGGAATCTCGAAGGAATGGGGAATCCGCACACGGCAGAGCCACCCGTCGCTACATATTCCGAGACACTTAGTTCCGCTGCCCCTGCCGTCCCTAAGGAGTCTCCTGCATTTCCCGCGTCTTTTTCGACTTCACCCGCTTCTCCCAGTGCGCCTTCAACCcttccagcttcttctcctaGGCCAGTGAGtggcggagagacagcggctgtctcctgtccccAGGACGGGCTGTCGAGTGCAGTTCCTGGAGTTCCTTCGCAAGCGCATGCGCTGGCTCACAGAGGCCCTCCGGCTGCAGAAGATATCTCTGGCGCCCACCACACACAGGGGATAGGGGTAGCGGCAGCTAACACCCGAGCAGCGATGGAAGCATCCGTAAATGTGCCTTCTCGTTAA